ACAACCGATTGCGGCGCTCACGCGCCGCCCAAAGATGCGCCCCGAGGGGCGCGAAGGAGGACAGTCATGGCCGTCGTGACCATGCGTCAACTGCTCGAGAGCGGTGTCCACTTCGGACACCAGACCCGTCGTTGGAACCCGAAGATGAAGCGTTTCATCTTCACCGAGCGTAACGGCATCTACATCATCGATCTGCAGCAGTCGCTGTCTTACATCGACAACGCCTACGAGTTCGTCAAGGAGACGGTGACCCGCGGCGGGACCGTCCTGTTCGTCGGTACCAAGAAGCAGGCCCAGGAAGCGATCGCCGAGCAGGCAACCCGCGTCGGCATGCCCTACGTCAACTACCGCTGGCTCGGTGGTTTGCTGACCAACTTCTCCACCGTGCACAAGCGCTTGCAGCGACTCAAGGAACTGGAGCAGCTCGACTTCGACAACGTTTCGGGTTCCGGCTACACGAAGAAGGAACTGCTGGTTCTGCGCCGCGAGAAGGACAAGCTTGCCCGCACCCTCGGTGGCATTCGCGACCTGAGCCGGGTTCCGAACGCGATTTGGATCGTCGACACGAACAAGGAGCACCTTGCCGTCGACGAGGCCCGCAAGCTGGGTATTCCCGTTGTCGCTATCCTCGACACCAACTGCGACCCCGACGTGGTCGACTTCCCGATCCCGGGGAACGACGACGCGATTCGTTCCGTCGCGTTGCTCACCCGCGTCATCGCGGACGCCGTTGCGCAGGGCGTCATCGACCGGTCGGCCGGCGCCGCTAAGAGCGAGAACGCGGAGTCGGGCGCGGCCGCCGAGCCGCTTCCCGACTGGGAGGCCGACCTGCTTGCCGGGGCCGATGCGCCAGCCGAGGCCGCCGCTGCGCCAGCCGAGGCCGCCGAGCCCGTGGCCAGCGAGCAAGCCTGACCCTAATTTTCACTGAACTTCATTCACTCAAGTAAGGAACGGACAGCATTATGGCGAAAGTAAACGCCGCTGATATCAAGGCCCTGCGCGAGCGTACGGGCGCTGGTCTGCTCGATGTCAAGAAGGCTCTCGAAGAAGCCGAGGGTGACGTTGACAAGGCACTCGAAATTATCCGCGTCAAGGGGCTCAAGGGCGTCGCGAAGCGGGAAGGCCGATCCACCTCGGAGGGCCTGATCGCCCTGAGCGTGCGGCAGTCAGAGGAAGTCGAGGGCGAGGTCGCCACGATGATCGAGCTCAAC
This is a stretch of genomic DNA from Rarobacter incanus. It encodes these proteins:
- the rpsB gene encoding 30S ribosomal protein S2, whose amino-acid sequence is MAVVTMRQLLESGVHFGHQTRRWNPKMKRFIFTERNGIYIIDLQQSLSYIDNAYEFVKETVTRGGTVLFVGTKKQAQEAIAEQATRVGMPYVNYRWLGGLLTNFSTVHKRLQRLKELEQLDFDNVSGSGYTKKELLVLRREKDKLARTLGGIRDLSRVPNAIWIVDTNKEHLAVDEARKLGIPVVAILDTNCDPDVVDFPIPGNDDAIRSVALLTRVIADAVAQGVIDRSAGAAKSENAESGAAAEPLPDWEADLLAGADAPAEAAAAPAEAAEPVASEQA